One genomic segment of Pseudomonas sp. RU47 includes these proteins:
- a CDS encoding DUF3617 domain-containing protein has product MNVRLLGLALGLGLALPVVAQAQMLQPGLWEMTSSNVKVDDQPMDVQSILGQLQGQMTPQQRAALEKNGINIGGKGIRACLTPEQVATNDIPLADPQSGCKQQITDRTGNQWKFRFSCPKAQGTGVATFLSDREFTTVANGTFNAIGINQKGSLETRAVWLGQDCGAVKPRA; this is encoded by the coding sequence ATGAACGTTCGTCTGCTGGGTTTGGCGCTGGGCCTGGGTTTGGCATTGCCGGTGGTTGCGCAGGCGCAGATGCTGCAGCCGGGGCTGTGGGAAATGACATCGAGCAACGTCAAGGTCGATGATCAGCCGATGGATGTGCAATCGATCCTCGGTCAACTGCAAGGGCAGATGACCCCGCAACAGCGCGCAGCGCTGGAGAAGAACGGGATCAATATTGGCGGCAAAGGCATCCGCGCCTGCCTGACGCCAGAGCAGGTGGCGACCAACGATATTCCGTTGGCCGACCCGCAATCGGGCTGCAAACAGCAGATCACCGATCGCACCGGTAACCAGTGGAAGTTCCGCTTCAGTTGCCCGAAAGCGCAGGGTACCGGCGTGGCGACGTTCCTCAGTGATCGCGAGTTCACCACCGTGGCCAACGGCACGTTCAATGCGATCGGGATCAACCAGAAGGGCAGCCTGGAGACGCGTGCAGTTTGGTTGGGTCAGGATTGCGGCGCTGTGAAGCCAAGAGCCTAA
- the cls gene encoding cardiolipin synthase translates to MDYFGPHIFGYLIALIHTLGLIAAIHAVLTVRTAQGSIAWALSLIFIPYLTLIPYLVFGRSTFDGYIKARRQANEQMRQAISELNWRPWVEEALTARASNAYASLRAMPKLGRMPCLANNEVQLLVNGTATFEAIFHAIDQAKEAVLIQFFIIHDDRLGQRLSDLLLKKAAEGVTIHLLYDRIGSHALPHSYVQTLRDAGVEVKAFATRSGWLNRFQVNFRNHRKIVVVDGVVGFVGGHNVGDEYMGEKPPLAPWRDTHVKVRGPVVACMQESFAEDWFWAARTLPPLILPDEYPEDGVLCQLLASGPADAYETCSLFFVEAIHAATERVWITSPYFIPDEAVFAALRLAVLRGVDVRLLLPSRPDHRIVYAASSLYAFEAVRAGVRVFRYRPGFLHQKVVLIDSEISAIGSANLDNRSFRLNFEVMLLTVDSEFSAAVEHMLIDDFALADEVAKEESRELHRLQQVGMRIARLISPIL, encoded by the coding sequence ATGGATTATTTTGGACCGCACATTTTCGGTTATCTGATCGCCCTGATACACACCCTCGGCTTGATCGCCGCGATTCACGCGGTGCTCACCGTGCGCACAGCTCAAGGCTCGATCGCCTGGGCATTGTCGCTGATCTTCATTCCCTACCTCACGCTTATTCCGTACCTGGTGTTCGGCCGCAGCACCTTTGATGGTTACATCAAGGCGCGGCGCCAGGCCAACGAACAAATGCGTCAGGCCATCTCCGAACTGAACTGGCGCCCTTGGGTGGAAGAAGCCCTCACCGCGCGCGCGTCCAATGCCTACGCCTCGTTACGGGCGATGCCCAAACTGGGGCGCATGCCATGCCTGGCGAACAATGAAGTGCAATTGCTGGTGAACGGTACGGCGACGTTCGAGGCGATTTTCCACGCCATCGATCAAGCGAAAGAAGCGGTGCTGATCCAGTTTTTCATCATTCACGATGATCGACTCGGCCAACGTTTGAGTGATCTGCTGCTGAAGAAAGCTGCGGAAGGCGTAACGATTCATCTGCTTTACGACCGCATCGGCAGCCACGCCCTGCCCCACAGCTATGTGCAGACGCTGCGCGATGCGGGCGTCGAGGTAAAAGCCTTCGCCACGCGCAGCGGCTGGCTCAACCGCTTTCAGGTCAACTTCCGTAACCACCGCAAGATTGTCGTGGTCGATGGCGTGGTCGGCTTTGTCGGCGGGCATAACGTCGGCGATGAATACATGGGTGAAAAACCACCGCTGGCACCGTGGCGCGATACCCATGTGAAGGTGCGCGGCCCGGTGGTCGCGTGCATGCAGGAATCCTTTGCCGAAGACTGGTTCTGGGCCGCCCGCACCCTGCCGCCGCTGATCCTGCCGGATGAATACCCGGAAGACGGCGTACTCTGCCAACTGCTCGCCAGCGGCCCGGCCGATGCGTACGAAACCTGCTCGCTGTTCTTCGTCGAAGCGATACATGCGGCGACGGAAAGAGTGTGGATCACCAGCCCGTATTTCATCCCCGATGAAGCCGTCTTCGCAGCGTTACGATTGGCAGTATTACGCGGTGTTGATGTACGTCTGCTGCTGCCCTCGCGCCCCGATCACCGCATCGTCTACGCCGCTTCCAGCCTTTATGCCTTTGAAGCGGTGCGCGCCGGTGTCCGAGTGTTCCGCTACCGTCCCGGGTTTCTGCATCAGAAAGTGGTGTTGATCGACAGCGAAATCAGCGCGATCGGCAGTGCCAATCTGGATAACCGCTCGTTCCGGTTGAATTTCGAAGTGATGTTGCTGACGGTCGACAGTGAGTTCTCCGCCGCCGTGGAACACATGCTCATCGATGACTTCGCGCTGGCCGACGAAGTCGCCAAAGAAGAAAGCCGGGAGCTCCACCGCCTGCAACAAGTCGGCATGCGGATCGCCCGGCTTATTTCACCGATCCTTTGA
- the cfaB gene encoding C17 cyclopropane fatty acid synthase CfaB yields MLAQLPPALQNLQLPLRLRLWDGHEFNLGPAPSVTIVVKDPQMVSQFTHPSLDALGAAFVEGKLELEGSISEVIRVCDELSNALLGEDDDSQPVRSVHDKETDAKAISYHYDLSNAFYQLWLDSDMAYSCAYFETGSESLEQAQQAKFRHLCRKLRVQPGDYLLDVGCGWGGLARYAAREFGAKVFGITLSKEQLELARERVKAEGLEEQIELQLLDYRDLPQDGRFDKVVSVGMFEHVGHANLAEYCKTLFGAVKEGGLVMNHGITAKHTDGRPVGRGAGDFIEKYVFPNGELPHLSMISAEISEAGLEIVDVESLRLHYARTLDHWSERLEDNLEAAGKLVPDQALRIWRLYLAGCAYAFARGWINLHQILAVKAHPDGSHELPWTRDDIYNP; encoded by the coding sequence ATGCTCGCGCAACTTCCACCGGCCTTACAGAATCTGCAGCTACCGCTTCGACTGCGGCTCTGGGACGGCCATGAGTTCAATCTGGGGCCGGCGCCCAGCGTCACCATCGTGGTCAAGGACCCGCAGATGGTCAGCCAGTTCACCCATCCAAGCCTGGATGCGCTCGGAGCAGCATTCGTCGAAGGCAAGCTTGAACTGGAGGGTTCGATCAGCGAAGTCATCCGGGTCTGCGACGAATTGAGCAACGCTTTGCTCGGTGAAGATGACGACAGTCAGCCAGTGCGTTCGGTGCATGACAAGGAAACCGACGCCAAAGCCATTTCCTACCACTACGACCTGTCCAATGCGTTCTACCAGCTCTGGCTGGACAGCGACATGGCGTACTCCTGCGCGTATTTCGAAACGGGCAGCGAAAGCCTTGAGCAGGCGCAACAAGCCAAATTCCGACATCTGTGCCGCAAGCTGCGTGTGCAGCCAGGTGACTATTTGCTTGATGTGGGTTGCGGTTGGGGCGGCCTCGCGCGTTACGCCGCGCGGGAATTCGGCGCCAAGGTGTTTGGTATCACGCTGAGCAAGGAACAACTGGAACTGGCGCGTGAGCGGGTCAAGGCTGAAGGCCTGGAAGAGCAGATCGAACTGCAATTGCTCGACTATCGCGATCTGCCCCAGGACGGGCGTTTCGACAAAGTGGTCAGTGTCGGCATGTTCGAACACGTCGGCCACGCCAATCTCGCCGAGTACTGCAAAACCCTGTTCGGTGCGGTCAAGGAGGGCGGTCTGGTGATGAACCACGGCATCACCGCCAAGCACACCGATGGCCGTCCGGTGGGACGCGGTGCCGGGGATTTCATTGAGAAGTACGTGTTCCCCAACGGTGAGTTGCCGCACCTGTCGATGATCTCGGCGGAGATCAGCGAGGCGGGCCTGGAAATTGTCGACGTCGAAAGCCTGCGCCTGCACTACGCGCGCACGCTGGATCATTGGAGCGAGCGGCTGGAGGACAACCTTGAGGCGGCGGGTAAACTGGTGCCGGATCAAGCGTTGCGCATCTGGCGACTATATCTGGCCGGCTGTGCTTACGCGTTTGCCCGTGGCTGGATCAATCTGCACCAGATCCTCGCGGTGAAAGCGCATCCAGATGGCAGCCATGAACTGCCATGGACCCGTGACGATATCTACAACCCCTGA
- a CDS encoding HvfC/BufC N-terminal domain-containing protein, producing the protein MRLKDWQLAFESFLLDDDATANPVLGKSLIGGPTLDVGAGLAIYHNAYKARLLEVLRNDFVAILHWMGDDEFDRLASSYIRHSPPGHYSLRWLGKGFEAFIREHLVPEQSAPLAELASLEWAFTLAFDAPAGQPLTLQSMATLAPEEWPELRVKPTPSLQWLECRFNSLSLWRSVKEESDFPDSTVLEIPQACLIWRCELICHYRSLDPAEATALNGLLAGGWNFSELCTQLAVIYGEGAPLQAVTWLKQWVQDGLLERLQR; encoded by the coding sequence ATGCGCCTGAAAGACTGGCAACTGGCGTTCGAGTCGTTTCTGCTCGACGACGACGCTACGGCGAATCCGGTCTTGGGCAAAAGCCTGATTGGTGGCCCGACACTGGATGTCGGCGCGGGACTGGCGATCTATCACAACGCGTACAAGGCGCGTCTGCTGGAAGTCTTGCGCAATGACTTCGTGGCGATCTTGCACTGGATGGGTGACGACGAATTCGATCGGCTCGCCAGTTCTTACATCCGCCATTCCCCGCCGGGGCATTACAGCTTGCGCTGGCTGGGCAAAGGCTTCGAAGCCTTTATCCGTGAGCATCTGGTGCCGGAACAAAGCGCGCCACTGGCCGAACTGGCCTCGCTTGAATGGGCGTTTACACTGGCGTTCGATGCGCCGGCGGGTCAGCCGTTGACGCTGCAATCAATGGCGACGCTGGCCCCAGAGGAATGGCCTGAGCTGCGGGTGAAGCCAACGCCTTCGCTGCAGTGGCTGGAATGCCGCTTCAACAGTCTCTCGCTATGGCGTTCGGTGAAGGAAGAATCCGACTTTCCTGACAGCACGGTGCTCGAAATCCCACAGGCCTGTCTGATCTGGCGCTGCGAACTGATCTGTCACTATCGCAGCCTCGATCCTGCCGAAGCCACGGCCCTCAATGGCCTGCTCGCCGGTGGCTGGAATTTCTCCGAACTGTGCACACAATTAGCAGTCATTTATGGTGAGGGCGCGCCACTTCAAGCCGTTACCTGGTTGAAACAGTGGGTTCAAGACGGTTTGCTGGAGCGTCTGCAACGATAG
- the bufB gene encoding MNIO family bufferin maturase, whose product MSASVPFLGYGLGLRSAYYQQILEQSPDVDWFEVVSENFMVQGGKALYYLDAIAERYPLVMHGVSLSIGGPHALDPDYLKQLKQLADRVRPAWISDHLCWSRGNAHQLHDLLPLPYTEESLDYIAGRVRQVQDILQRPLVLENVSSYVRAAADDFSEWEFLAVLSRITGCELLLDVNNVYVSSRNHGFDPWAFIRSLPVDKVRQLHLAGHSDYGDYVIDTHDHPVSDPVWALYQRTLEHFGPVATLLERDDHFPPFEELLGELHKARELGDKVLAGRQQCA is encoded by the coding sequence ATGTCAGCTTCTGTGCCTTTCCTGGGTTACGGCCTCGGACTGCGTAGCGCTTACTACCAGCAGATCCTCGAGCAGTCGCCGGATGTCGACTGGTTCGAAGTGGTCTCGGAAAATTTCATGGTGCAGGGCGGCAAGGCTCTGTATTACCTCGATGCCATCGCCGAGCGCTATCCGCTGGTGATGCATGGTGTATCCCTGTCCATCGGCGGGCCGCATGCCCTCGATCCGGACTATCTCAAACAACTCAAGCAACTGGCCGATCGGGTACGACCTGCATGGATCTCCGATCATCTGTGCTGGAGCCGCGGCAATGCCCATCAGTTGCATGATCTGCTGCCGCTGCCTTATACCGAAGAAAGTCTGGATTACATTGCCGGCCGGGTAAGGCAGGTGCAGGACATTCTGCAGCGTCCGCTGGTACTGGAGAATGTCTCCAGTTACGTTCGTGCTGCCGCGGATGATTTCAGCGAGTGGGAGTTTCTCGCAGTGCTGAGCCGGATAACTGGCTGCGAGTTGCTGCTGGATGTGAACAATGTCTATGTCAGCTCACGCAACCACGGCTTTGATCCGTGGGCGTTCATTCGCAGCCTGCCCGTCGACAAAGTCCGTCAACTGCATCTGGCGGGGCACAGCGACTACGGTGATTACGTGATCGACACCCACGACCATCCGGTGAGCGATCCGGTCTGGGCGCTCTATCAACGCACACTTGAACACTTCGGCCCGGTGGCCACATTGCTGGAACGCGACGACCATTTTCCGCCTTTCGAAGAACTGCTCGGTGAATTGCACAAGGCACGTGAACTGGGTGACAAGGTCTTGGCCGGGAGGCAGCAATGCGCCTGA
- the bufA2 gene encoding BufA2 family periplasmic bufferin-type metallophore has translation MTIKTAAAGAALALAAATLFAGVATNAMAADANVHCYGVNGCKGQNDCKTKDHACKGLGSCKGQGFKAMTQAACEEAGGKVGE, from the coding sequence ATGACTATCAAGACCGCTGCTGCTGGTGCCGCTCTCGCTTTGGCCGCCGCGACCCTGTTTGCCGGTGTGGCCACTAACGCGATGGCTGCTGATGCCAACGTTCATTGTTATGGCGTGAATGGCTGCAAGGGCCAGAACGACTGCAAGACCAAAGATCACGCGTGCAAAGGCTTGGGTTCGTGCAAAGGTCAGGGCTTCAAGGCGATGACTCAGGCGGCTTGCGAAGAAGCCGGTGGCAAGGTCGGCGAATAA
- a CDS encoding heavy metal translocating P-type ATPase — MTATIAAPSLLSSAEQRRAARQLTLAMLALGLLGLGLIWRWLVPEQTGVSQLLLGFASLLVAVPVMRSAWYSLRYPSLHGITDQLIALAMLGAWATGDLLTAALLPIIMIFGHVLEERSVIGSQEAIHALGQLTRSHARKVLTDGSIIEVDNGTLKAGDTVEVRAGDRVPADGRVLSGQASLDTASITGESVPVEAGVGMSVFGGAINLDGLLRIEVTRTGDESTLGKVIALMQNAERSKPPITRLLERYAGSYMVLVLLLAAVTWFITNDAQAMLAVLVAACPCALVLSAPATAIAGVAVAARHGILIRSSAFLEELADLTSLVVDKTGTLTYGTLRLQSIDNPRAESSAIMALAASLGAASSHPVSRALAGLVTQDQCLPLSDIHERQGLGVVAMTGQGEAALGRPELFAQLGIITTTIPDHDGPIAGLALNGEFLAWLLLADSVKPEARFALSELRELGLGRQLLLTGDRQSVAQSLAKDVGLHEVEAQALPEDKLNRVLKEIDNGFRPMVVGDGINDSLALKAGVVGVAMGARGADIALASADIVLIGSDLRRLGTCVRLSRQCRRTLQVNVIIGLGWTLAIVVFAAFGWLGAAGAMIAALLHNLSTLLVLGNAGRLLRFQEPLLKLKEEP, encoded by the coding sequence ATGACCGCGACCATCGCCGCACCAAGTCTGTTGTCCTCGGCCGAACAACGCCGCGCTGCCCGACAACTGACCTTGGCCATGCTTGCACTGGGCTTGCTGGGTCTGGGCTTGATCTGGCGTTGGCTGGTGCCGGAGCAAACCGGTGTCAGCCAGTTGCTGTTGGGTTTCGCTTCTTTATTGGTCGCCGTGCCGGTCATGCGTTCGGCGTGGTACAGCCTGCGTTATCCGAGTCTGCATGGCATCACTGATCAACTGATTGCTCTGGCCATGCTCGGCGCGTGGGCAACCGGTGATCTGCTGACGGCGGCGTTGCTGCCGATCATCATGATCTTCGGCCATGTGCTGGAGGAACGCAGCGTCATCGGTTCGCAGGAAGCGATTCATGCCCTCGGTCAACTGACCCGCAGCCATGCGCGTAAGGTACTGACGGATGGCTCGATCATCGAAGTGGACAACGGCACGTTGAAGGCAGGCGACACCGTTGAAGTGCGAGCCGGTGATCGAGTGCCGGCAGATGGTCGGGTGTTGTCTGGCCAAGCCAGCCTCGACACCGCTTCGATTACCGGGGAATCAGTGCCGGTCGAGGCGGGCGTCGGCATGAGCGTATTTGGCGGCGCGATCAATCTCGACGGCCTGTTGCGCATCGAAGTGACGCGAACCGGCGATGAGTCGACGCTCGGCAAGGTCATCGCGCTGATGCAGAACGCCGAGCGCTCGAAACCGCCGATCACGCGTTTGCTCGAACGCTACGCTGGCAGCTACATGGTGCTGGTATTGCTGCTGGCGGCGGTGACCTGGTTCATCACCAATGATGCGCAGGCAATGCTCGCCGTGTTGGTAGCGGCGTGTCCCTGCGCGTTGGTGTTGTCTGCCCCGGCGACGGCGATTGCCGGTGTGGCAGTGGCGGCACGCCACGGCATTCTGATTCGCAGCTCGGCGTTTCTTGAAGAGCTGGCTGATCTCACTTCACTGGTGGTCGACAAGACGGGGACGCTGACTTACGGCACCTTGCGCTTGCAGTCGATCGACAACCCGCGCGCAGAGTCGTCCGCGATCATGGCACTCGCCGCCAGTCTCGGGGCGGCGAGCAGCCACCCGGTCAGTCGTGCGCTCGCAGGGCTGGTCACTCAAGACCAATGCTTACCGTTGAGTGATATCCACGAGCGCCAGGGACTCGGGGTCGTGGCCATGACCGGGCAGGGCGAAGCGGCGCTTGGCCGCCCGGAGTTGTTCGCGCAACTCGGCATTATTACGACAACTATTCCCGATCATGACGGCCCCATCGCCGGGCTGGCACTCAACGGTGAGTTCCTTGCCTGGTTGCTGCTGGCGGACAGCGTCAAACCGGAGGCCCGCTTTGCCCTCAGTGAATTGCGTGAACTGGGTCTGGGTCGACAGCTGTTGCTCACTGGCGATCGCCAGAGTGTGGCTCAGTCGCTGGCCAAGGATGTCGGTTTGCATGAGGTCGAAGCTCAGGCGTTGCCCGAAGACAAACTCAATCGTGTGCTCAAGGAAATCGACAACGGCTTCCGGCCGATGGTGGTCGGTGACGGCATCAATGATTCGCTCGCGCTCAAGGCGGGCGTGGTTGGTGTGGCGATGGGCGCGAGAGGTGCGGACATTGCGCTGGCCTCGGCAGACATCGTTTTGATCGGCAGCGACCTGCGCCGACTGGGCACCTGCGTGCGCCTCAGCCGTCAGTGCCGCAGGACGTTGCAGGTCAACGTGATCATTGGTCTGGGCTGGACGCTCGCCATTGTCGTGTTCGCCGCATTCGGCTGGCTCGGCGCTGCCGGGGCGATGATCGCCGCGCTGCTGCACAACCTCAGCACGCTGCTGGTACTTGGCAATGCCGGGCGGTTGCTGCGCTTTCAGGAGCCGTTATTGAAGCTCAAGGAGGAGCCTTGA
- the hflK gene encoding protease modulator HflK, which yields MNEQVPRGTHALNSPWIQAGRLAFFALYAVTVLAALAWAFSNVRQIDPQNRAVVLHFGALDRIHNAGLLLAWPQPFEQVILLPAADRVIERRVENLLRSDEALKADRVASFAAPISDALAGSGYLLTGDAGVVQLDVRVFYKVTDPYDFVLQADHVLPALDRLVTRSAVALTAARDLDTILVARPELIGTDNQAAERRERLRGDLVQGINKRLAELKVSGQGIGIEVARVDVQSSLPDPAVSAFNAVLTASQQADKAVANARTDAEKLTQTANQQADRTLQVAHAQAGERLAKASADTATVSSLASSTDPQMLLRLYRERMPKILGQAGSVTTVNPKDDSRLIIQGASK from the coding sequence ATGAATGAACAAGTTCCACGTGGAACACATGCGCTGAACAGTCCGTGGATTCAGGCTGGACGTTTGGCGTTTTTTGCTTTGTATGCGGTGACGGTACTGGCCGCGTTGGCTTGGGCGTTTTCCAATGTGCGGCAAATCGATCCGCAGAATCGAGCGGTGGTTTTGCACTTCGGCGCGCTGGATCGCATCCACAATGCCGGTCTTTTGTTGGCCTGGCCACAGCCTTTCGAACAGGTGATTCTGTTGCCGGCAGCCGATCGGGTTATTGAGCGTCGCGTCGAGAATCTGCTGCGCAGCGATGAGGCGCTCAAGGCCGATCGGGTCGCATCCTTCGCTGCACCCATCAGCGATGCTCTGGCCGGTTCTGGTTATTTATTGACCGGTGATGCGGGGGTGGTGCAACTGGATGTGCGGGTTTTTTACAAAGTCACCGATCCTTATGACTTTGTCTTGCAGGCTGATCATGTGCTGCCGGCGTTGGATCGGTTGGTCACCCGAAGCGCTGTGGCACTGACTGCCGCGCGGGATCTGGACACCATTCTGGTCGCTCGCCCAGAGTTGATCGGTACCGATAATCAAGCGGCCGAACGCCGTGAACGGCTGCGCGGTGATCTGGTGCAAGGCATCAACAAACGCTTGGCCGAGTTGAAGGTGAGCGGGCAGGGCATCGGTATCGAGGTGGCGCGGGTCGATGTGCAATCGAGTCTGCCCGATCCGGCGGTCAGTGCTTTCAATGCGGTGTTGACCGCCAGTCAGCAAGCCGACAAAGCCGTGGCCAACGCACGCACCGACGCCGAGAAACTCACGCAAACCGCCAACCAACAAGCCGACCGCACGCTGCAAGTTGCTCACGCGCAGGCCGGTGAGCGCCTGGCCAAAGCCTCGGCCGACACCGCCACGGTATCGAGTCTGGCCAGCAGCACCGACCCGCAAATGCTCCTGCGCCTTTATCGCGAGCGCATGCCGAAGATTCTCGGTCAGGCCGGATCGGTAACCACGGTCAACCCGAAAGACGATTCCCGCCTGATCATTCAGGGAGCCAGTAAATGA
- the hflC gene encoding protease modulator HflC: protein MSQSHTHQPHDHSGHDHGHGGHHHGHHHHHHGAPEEAGPFPWRRMAWAVLLVAFAIAAASLVQVRSGEATVITRFGNPSRVLLDPGLSWRWPAPFEAAIPVDLRLRTTSSGLQDVGTRDGLRIIVQAYVAWQVQGDPDNVQRFMRAVQNQPDEAARQIRTFVGSALETTASSFDLANLVNTDASQVRIADFEAQLRQQIDQQLLATYGVHVVQVGIERLTLPSVTLTATVDRMRAERETIATERTAIGKREAAQIRSAAERDARIVQADAMVKAAEIEAQSRVEAAQIYGRAYASSPQLYNLLRSLDTLGTIVTPDTKLILRTDAAPFRVLVDGPLTLDSKSGLQP, encoded by the coding sequence TTGAGCCAGTCGCACACGCACCAACCGCATGATCACAGCGGCCACGATCACGGCCACGGCGGACATCATCATGGGCATCATCACCATCACCACGGTGCGCCGGAAGAGGCGGGGCCGTTTCCGTGGCGGCGCATGGCCTGGGCCGTGTTGCTGGTGGCGTTCGCCATCGCCGCGGCGAGCCTGGTGCAAGTGCGCTCCGGTGAAGCCACGGTCATCACCCGTTTCGGTAATCCGTCGCGGGTGTTGCTCGATCCGGGTTTGAGCTGGCGCTGGCCGGCGCCGTTCGAAGCGGCGATCCCGGTTGATTTGCGGCTACGGACGACGTCCAGCGGCTTGCAGGATGTCGGCACCCGTGACGGTCTGCGCATCATCGTCCAGGCTTATGTGGCGTGGCAGGTGCAGGGCGATCCGGACAACGTGCAGCGATTCATGCGCGCAGTGCAGAACCAGCCGGATGAGGCTGCGCGGCAGATTCGTACCTTTGTCGGCTCGGCACTGGAAACCACCGCCAGCAGTTTCGATCTGGCGAATCTGGTCAACACCGATGCCAGTCAGGTGCGCATCGCCGACTTCGAAGCGCAGTTGCGTCAGCAGATCGATCAGCAATTGCTCGCGACCTATGGCGTACATGTTGTGCAGGTCGGCATTGAGCGTTTGACCTTGCCGTCGGTGACGCTCACCGCCACGGTCGATCGCATGCGCGCCGAGCGTGAAACAATTGCCACCGAGCGTACGGCGATCGGCAAGCGCGAAGCCGCGCAAATTCGTTCCGCTGCCGAGCGCGATGCGCGAATTGTGCAGGCTGACGCCATGGTGAAAGCGGCAGAAATCGAAGCACAATCTCGCGTCGAAGCCGCACAGATCTATGGCCGGGCGTACGCCAGTTCGCCGCAGCTGTATAACTTGCTTCGTTCACTGGACACCCTTGGCACCATCGTCACGCCGGACACCAAACTGATTCTGCGCACCGATGCTGCGCCATTCCGCGTGCTGGTCGACGGCCCTCTGACACTCGACAGCAAATCCGGTTTGCAGCCATGA